The Coffea eugenioides isolate CCC68of chromosome 8, Ceug_1.0, whole genome shotgun sequence genome has a segment encoding these proteins:
- the LOC113779685 gene encoding uncharacterized protein LOC113779685 gives MGAGGPDEEDNRWPPWLKPLLREHFFVQCKMHADSHKSECNMYCLDCMNGALCSLCLASHKDHRAIQIRRSSYHDVIRVNEIQKYLDISSVQTYIINSAKVVFLNERPQPRPGKGVTNTCEVCERSLLDSFRFCSLGCKIVGTSKNFQKKKKHSPEKKRAALMAAASDSEDSYSSSSHGGRHKSPSSSNGKVQSFSPSTPPPTAVNYRTAKRRKGIPHRAPTGGIVIEY, from the exons ATG GGAGCTGGAGGGCCTGACGAGGAGGATAACAGATGGCCACCGTGGTTGAAGCCTTTGTTGAGGGAACACTTCTTTGTCCAATGCAAAATGCATGCTGATTCTCACAAGAGCGAATGCAATATGTATTGCTTGGACTGTATGAATGGGGCTCTCTGTTCTCTCTGTTTGGCCTCTCACAAGGACCATCGCGCCATTCAG ATAAGGAGGTCATCCTACCATGATGTGATCAGGGTGAATGAGATTCAAAAGTATTTGGACATCTCATCGGTTCAAACCTACATTATCAACAGTGCCAAAGTCGTGTTCTTAAATGAGAGGCCTCAGCCTAGGCCTGGCAAAGGCGTCACCAATACTTGTGAAGTCTGTGAGAGAAGCCTTCTTGATTCCTTCAGATTCTGCTCTCTTGGCTGCAAG aTTGTGGGGACATCCAAGAATttccagaagaagaagaagcattCCCCTGAGAAGAAAAGGGCGGCACTGATGGCGGCAGCTTCTGATTCTGAGGACTCCTATAGCAGCAGCAGCCATGGAGGAAGGCACAAGAGCCCGAGCAGTAGCAATGGGAAGGTTCAGAGCTTTAGTCCATCAACCCCACCTCCAACTGCTGTTAATTACAGAACAGCCAAGAGAAGGAAGGGAATTCCCCACAGAGCCCCAACTGGAGGAATAGTTATTGAATATTAG
- the LOC113781018 gene encoding protein TORNADO 2 encodes MALSNNVIGCINFVAMLLSIPIIGAGIWLATEPDNSCVKLLQWPVIILGVLILIVALAGFIGGFWRIPWLLILYLIAMLVLIVLLACLVVFIYMVTIRGSGRPATNRAYLEYHLDDFSGWLRRRVQSSYKWDRIRSCLSSSSMCAELNQSYRMPQDFFNAHLSPLQSGCCKPPTQCGYTFVNPTYWISPIDTAADMDCLQWSNEQTQLCYSCDSCKAGLLANLKKEWRRADIILLITLVGLIWVYLIGCCAFRNAKTEDLFRKYKQGYT; translated from the exons ATGGCACTAAGCAATAATGTTATTGGTTGCATAAACTTTGTTGCAATGCTTCTTTCAATCCCCATCATCGGTGCTGGAATCTGGCTAGCAACAGAACCAGACAATTCCTGTGTAAAACTTCTTCAATGGCCAGTGATTATCTTGGGAGTTCTGATTTTGATTGTGGCTCTTGCGGGTTTTATTGGAGGGTTTTGGAGGATTCCATGGCTTCTTATTTTGTACCTCATTGCTATGCTCGTTCTCATAGTTTTGCTTGCTTGTTTGGTGGTTTTTATCTATATGGTTACCATCAGAGGCTCTGGCCGGCCTGCAACAAACCGAGCTTATTTGGAATATCATCTTGATGACTTCTCCGGATGGCTTCGAAGAAGAGTTCAAAGCTCTTATAAATGGGACAGAATAAGAAGTTGCCTTAGCTCTTCTAGCATGTGTGCTGAGTTGAACCAAAGTTATCGTATGCCTCAAGATTTCTTCAATGCACATCTTAGTCCCTTACAG TCAGGCTGCTGTAAACCTCCAACACAATGCGGCTACACATTTGTGAACCCAACATACTGGATTAGTCCAATAGACACAGCAGCAGACATGGATTGCCTTCAATGGAGCAATGAGCAAACACAACTTTGCTACTCATGCGATTCATGCAAAGCAGGATTATTGGCTAATCTCAAGAAAGAATGGAGAAGAGCAGACATTATATTATTAATCACACTTGTGGGCTTGATTTGGGTTTATTTAATTGGATGTTGTGCTTTTAGGAATGCCAAGACTGAGGACCTGTTTCGCAAATACAAGCAAGGTTATACATAA